From a single Kitasatospora sp. NBC_00458 genomic region:
- the fabD gene encoding ACP S-malonyltransferase, producing MSGHRPTVFLFSGQGSQYYGMGRELYEANEVFRTELRRYDAVVAEASGVSVLARIFDEEKPRNHPLVDTAVSHPGIVMIELALAAALRAEGIEPDYVLGYSLGEYAAAVVAGALEPVDCLRLLVRQAGALRASAPGGMIAVLAGAEVLERVPELRACEIAARNHPECFVVTAPQAELDRAEHALRTAGVLHLPLPVEYAFHSRLMDRALEACRADFEGVAFAAPRIPWVSCVTGEPVERADADHFAQVARRPIEFERAMAWLRGRDDFLYLDLGPSGTLHNFARMLLPEAGPAQSLPLLSPFEQDTALFEQVRLHAAGTAPRRIGAAAPRDGQGGHGTARPKVYGFPGQGSQRRGMGRELFARFPAQTAVADDVLGYSIEELCVRDPERRLGRTEFTQPALYVVSALAYLDRVAQDPVAPDHLVGHSLGEYAALFAAGVFDFETGLRLVRRRGELMAAAPGGSMAAVVGVGEEDVTRTLADPAFEALDLANHNAPDQFVLSGPQQELEAACAAFEAAGARTVRLTVSAPLHSRYMRPVAEEFGRYLDGFALRPPTVPVLANVDALPYTASTLKDRLTAQIASPVRWTDTVRALMREGDFEFVELGPGQVLTKLVTRTRAATAPRPPAAAIPPAAQAVLPAAPVVPTAPVVPAVPVVPTVPASPAAPVVPTAPASPAAAGSPGGARPAVTAEGLGARTFRERYGLRRAYVLGSMYGGVSGPELVRAATKAGLLAFLGTGGLDLAEVERRLRELDLGSAHGVNVLHHPDAPEQEAALIDLLLRHGVTLAEVSGFPGVTEQLVRFRLKGGRILAKVSRTDVAAAFLAPPPGPLVARLLARGAVTEAEAAAAAGSPMADDLCVTADGGWLCTGADPLTLLPAVLRLRDSAALPGPRVHVGCAGGIGTPEAAAAAFLLGSDFVLTGSVNQCSVEAATSDRVKDLLQQADEYDVDTAPSPYQFELGLRARYLKRGVFFPARASALHELWRRNTTTADLDEATRTRILERYLGGEYRPPTGPPTTPAPDTGARSEAEQPLRRYFDRGLRLALAGDPDHTVDYLVHCGPAMGAFNQAVAGSGLEPWRARTVDAVAEVLMAGAAAHLTARIQALQTLQGMRTNQDDRPHTKEDTGP from the coding sequence ATGAGCGGCCACCGGCCCACCGTGTTCCTGTTCTCCGGCCAGGGCTCCCAGTACTACGGGATGGGCCGGGAGCTCTACGAGGCCAACGAGGTGTTCCGCACCGAGCTGCGCCGCTACGACGCGGTGGTCGCCGAGGCGTCCGGCGTGTCGGTGCTGGCCCGGATCTTCGACGAGGAGAAGCCGAGGAACCACCCCCTCGTCGACACCGCGGTCTCCCACCCGGGCATCGTCATGATCGAGCTCGCCCTGGCCGCCGCCCTGCGCGCCGAGGGCATCGAGCCGGACTACGTCCTCGGCTACAGCCTGGGGGAGTACGCGGCGGCCGTCGTCGCCGGCGCGCTGGAGCCGGTCGACTGCCTGCGGCTGCTGGTGCGCCAGGCCGGTGCACTGCGCGCGAGCGCGCCCGGCGGGATGATCGCCGTGCTCGCCGGAGCCGAGGTGCTGGAGCGGGTGCCGGAGCTGCGGGCCTGCGAGATCGCCGCGCGCAACCACCCGGAGTGCTTCGTGGTCACCGCCCCGCAGGCCGAACTGGACCGCGCGGAGCACGCGTTGCGCACGGCCGGCGTCCTGCACCTGCCGCTGCCGGTCGAGTACGCCTTCCACTCCCGGCTGATGGATCGGGCGTTGGAGGCGTGCCGGGCCGACTTCGAGGGCGTGGCGTTCGCGGCGCCGCGGATCCCGTGGGTGTCCTGCGTGACCGGCGAGCCGGTGGAACGGGCCGACGCGGACCACTTCGCGCAGGTCGCCCGGCGGCCGATCGAGTTCGAGCGGGCGATGGCCTGGCTGCGCGGGCGTGACGACTTCCTCTACCTCGACCTCGGGCCCTCGGGCACCCTGCACAACTTCGCCCGGATGCTGCTGCCCGAGGCGGGCCCGGCGCAGTCGCTGCCGCTGCTCAGCCCGTTCGAGCAGGACACCGCCCTCTTCGAGCAGGTCCGCCTGCACGCCGCCGGTACGGCACCACGCCGGATCGGGGCCGCGGCACCGCGGGACGGACAGGGCGGGCACGGCACCGCCCGTCCGAAGGTCTACGGCTTCCCCGGGCAGGGCTCGCAGCGCCGCGGTATGGGCCGGGAACTGTTCGCACGGTTCCCGGCCCAGACGGCGGTCGCGGACGACGTGCTCGGCTACTCGATCGAGGAGCTGTGCGTACGCGACCCCGAACGCCGCCTGGGCCGCACCGAGTTCACCCAGCCCGCGCTCTACGTGGTGAGCGCCCTGGCCTACCTGGACCGCGTGGCACAGGACCCGGTGGCACCGGACCACCTCGTCGGGCACAGCCTGGGCGAGTACGCCGCGCTGTTCGCGGCCGGGGTCTTCGACTTCGAGACCGGACTGCGGCTGGTGCGCCGGCGCGGCGAGCTGATGGCCGCGGCCCCCGGCGGCTCGATGGCGGCGGTGGTCGGCGTCGGCGAGGAGGACGTGACCCGCACCCTCGCCGACCCCGCGTTCGAGGCGCTGGACCTCGCCAACCACAACGCCCCGGACCAGTTCGTGCTCTCCGGCCCGCAGCAGGAGCTCGAAGCGGCCTGCGCCGCGTTCGAGGCGGCCGGCGCCCGCACCGTGCGCCTGACCGTCAGCGCGCCGCTGCACTCGCGCTACATGCGCCCGGTGGCCGAGGAGTTCGGGCGCTACCTGGACGGCTTCGCGCTGCGCCCCCCGACCGTCCCGGTGCTCGCCAACGTGGACGCCCTGCCGTACACGGCGTCGACCCTCAAGGACCGGCTGACGGCGCAGATCGCCTCCCCGGTGCGCTGGACCGACACCGTGCGCGCCCTGATGCGCGAGGGCGACTTCGAGTTCGTGGAGCTGGGCCCCGGCCAGGTGCTCACCAAGCTCGTCACCCGCACCAGGGCCGCCACCGCGCCGCGCCCCCCGGCCGCGGCGATCCCCCCGGCCGCGCAGGCGGTCCTGCCCGCCGCGCCCGTCGTCCCGACCGCGCCCGTCGTCCCGGCCGTCCCCGTCGTCCCGACCGTCCCCGCCTCCCCGGCCGCGCCCGTCGTCCCGACCGCGCCCGCCTCCCCGGCCGCCGCCGGCTCCCCCGGGGGTGCCCGGCCCGCCGTCACCGCCGAGGGCCTGGGCGCCCGGACCTTCCGTGAGCGCTACGGTCTGCGGCGCGCCTACGTGCTGGGATCGATGTACGGCGGCGTCTCCGGCCCCGAGCTGGTCCGTGCCGCGACCAAGGCCGGTCTGCTCGCCTTCCTGGGGACCGGCGGGCTCGACCTCGCCGAGGTGGAGCGGCGACTGCGCGAACTCGACCTGGGCAGCGCCCACGGCGTCAACGTCCTCCACCACCCCGACGCGCCGGAGCAGGAGGCCGCCCTGATCGACCTGCTGCTGCGCCACGGGGTGACCCTGGCGGAGGTCTCCGGCTTCCCCGGGGTGACCGAGCAGCTCGTGCGCTTCCGGCTCAAGGGCGGCCGGATCCTGGCGAAGGTGTCGCGCACCGACGTGGCCGCGGCGTTCCTCGCCCCGCCGCCCGGGCCCCTGGTGGCACGGCTGCTGGCGAGGGGCGCGGTCACCGAGGCCGAGGCCGCGGCCGCCGCCGGCAGCCCGATGGCCGACGACCTGTGCGTGACGGCGGACGGCGGCTGGCTGTGCACGGGCGCGGACCCGCTGACGCTGCTCCCGGCCGTGCTGCGGCTGCGGGACTCCGCCGCACTGCCGGGGCCCCGGGTGCACGTCGGCTGCGCCGGCGGCATCGGCACGCCGGAGGCGGCGGCCGCGGCGTTCCTGCTGGGCTCGGACTTCGTGCTGACCGGGTCGGTGAACCAGTGCTCGGTCGAGGCGGCCACCAGCGACCGCGTCAAGGACCTCCTGCAGCAGGCGGACGAGTACGACGTGGACACCGCGCCGTCGCCGTACCAGTTCGAACTCGGGCTGCGGGCGCGCTACTTGAAGCGCGGCGTGTTCTTCCCTGCACGGGCGTCCGCGCTGCACGAGCTGTGGCGCCGCAACACCACGACGGCCGACCTGGACGAGGCGACCAGGACCCGGATCCTGGAGCGCTACCTGGGCGGCGAGTACCGCCCCCCGACCGGTCCGCCGACGACTCCGGCACCGGACACCGGGGCACGGTCGGAGGCGGAGCAGCCGCTGCGCCGCTACTTCGACCGGGGCCTGCGCCTGGCGCTGGCGGGCGACCCGGACCACACCGTGGACTACCTGGTCCACTGCGGGCCGGCGATGGGCGCGTTCAACCAGGCGGTCGCCGGCTCCGGGCTGGAACCCTGGCGGGCGCGCACCGTCGACGCCGTCGCCGAGGTCCTGATGGCGGGTGCGGCGGCCCACCTCACCGCCCGGATCCAGGCCCTCCAGACGCTCCAGGGCATGCGAACGAACCAGGACGACCGACCGCACACGAAGGAGGACACCGGACCGTGA
- a CDS encoding condensation domain-containing protein, which translates to MGERKGRAPRGQQEEILCAVFAQVLGLDRVTIDDSFFELGGHSLLATRLAGRIRAALNVEVPVRTVFEAPTVARLTEHLAQGSGSRRPPLRRLDRPAEIPLSQTQRRLWFLNRLHGTAGHYNMPMAYRLRGDLDLSALQLALDDLVTWHESLRTAYPDWDGRPQQVVLDPEEAPVELPVDRVTEAGLSDALSAAAGYAFDLTAETALRARLFRLSADEHVLLLTIHHIACDGWSLLPLNRDLALAYAARRLGQAPVRPELPVQYVDYTLWQDDLLGAPEDPNSLVNRQLTFWEGELAGMPDRLRVDVAAPRPDTPSHRGGRVPFHVTRATHRALHQLARETGTSVFMVVQAALATLLTRRGAGTDIAIGIPTAGRTDEGLDDLIGFFVNTLVLRTRTDSDPTFRELLFRVRGTDLAAFAHQEVPFDHVVQALNPPRSPAWHPLIQVMLAFQNNASAELHLPDLEVRPEPVAEGITRFDLRFELFEGFTGQRAPDGIDGSLTYALDLFVPAEAERLAREFTELLDAVAAAPGLRLSELGGAAVPELTSGPSAGPEPAAADGARIAFVCSPYGQQWVGMGRTLFRTEPAFRSALEECDSELARHTGWSLVHELFLDEPEARTNDVGVMQPLVFAVQVGIARWLEEAGVRPAAVTGHSVGEIAASVIAGILDLPDAVRLVHHYSDQQRRVAGPHRGMAVVELSAVDLSKHLRGLEGSVSVAARNGPRTTVLAGDRSELEAIVAELQAADVLCAMVRVDLPAHSPAIDPILTDLERAIGELTPRPGRIPMISSVTGRALDWRQATAGYFAQNLRQPVLLADSTAELLTGHDVLVEVSAHPVLAPALWQSVEESGAAATVLTTMRRGQDDRTGLVEVLNALERLGLKVDSPGRRTRSA; encoded by the coding sequence GTGGGCGAGCGGAAGGGCCGCGCCCCGCGGGGCCAACAGGAGGAGATCCTCTGCGCCGTGTTCGCCCAGGTGCTCGGGCTGGACCGGGTCACCATCGACGACTCCTTCTTCGAGCTGGGCGGCCACTCCCTCCTGGCCACCCGACTGGCCGGTCGGATCCGGGCCGCCCTGAACGTGGAGGTCCCGGTCCGGACGGTCTTCGAGGCCCCGACCGTCGCCCGACTCACCGAGCACCTGGCACAGGGGTCCGGCAGTCGGCGCCCGCCGCTGCGCCGCCTGGACCGTCCGGCGGAGATCCCGCTCTCGCAGACCCAGCGGCGCCTGTGGTTCCTGAACCGCCTGCACGGCACGGCCGGGCACTACAACATGCCGATGGCCTACCGGCTGCGCGGTGACCTCGACCTGTCCGCCCTGCAGCTCGCCCTCGACGACCTGGTCACCTGGCACGAGAGTCTGCGCACCGCCTACCCCGACTGGGACGGCCGACCCCAGCAGGTCGTCCTGGACCCGGAGGAGGCTCCGGTCGAGCTGCCGGTCGACCGCGTCACCGAGGCAGGCCTGTCCGACGCGCTGAGCGCTGCGGCCGGTTACGCCTTCGACCTCACCGCCGAGACGGCGCTACGAGCCCGGCTGTTCCGGCTCTCCGCGGACGAACACGTCCTGCTCCTGACCATTCATCACATCGCCTGCGACGGATGGTCACTGCTCCCGCTGAACCGCGATCTGGCACTCGCGTACGCTGCGCGCCGCCTCGGGCAGGCGCCGGTCCGGCCCGAACTACCGGTCCAGTACGTCGACTACACGCTCTGGCAGGACGACCTCCTGGGTGCCCCCGAGGACCCCAACAGCCTGGTCAATCGCCAGCTCACCTTCTGGGAGGGTGAGTTGGCGGGAATGCCCGACCGCCTGCGGGTCGATGTGGCGGCCCCGCGTCCGGACACCCCCTCACACCGAGGCGGTCGAGTCCCCTTCCACGTCACGCGGGCGACCCACCGGGCACTGCACCAGCTGGCACGGGAGACCGGCACCAGCGTCTTCATGGTCGTGCAGGCCGCCCTTGCGACCCTGCTCACCAGGCGCGGAGCCGGCACCGACATCGCCATCGGCATCCCCACCGCCGGGCGCACCGACGAGGGCCTCGACGACCTGATCGGATTCTTCGTCAATACGCTGGTGCTGCGGACCAGGACCGACAGCGACCCGACCTTCCGGGAGCTGCTGTTCCGGGTGCGCGGCACGGACCTGGCGGCCTTCGCCCACCAGGAGGTGCCGTTCGACCACGTGGTCCAGGCCCTCAACCCGCCGCGCTCCCCCGCGTGGCACCCGCTCATCCAGGTGATGCTCGCATTCCAGAACAACGCGAGCGCCGAGCTCCACCTGCCCGACCTGGAGGTCCGGCCCGAGCCGGTGGCGGAGGGGATCACCCGCTTCGACCTCCGCTTCGAGCTGTTCGAGGGCTTCACCGGACAGCGGGCACCGGACGGCATCGACGGCAGCCTCACCTACGCCCTCGACCTGTTCGTCCCCGCGGAAGCCGAGCGGCTGGCCCGGGAGTTCACCGAGCTGCTCGACGCCGTGGCCGCCGCTCCGGGTCTGCGGCTGAGCGAGCTCGGCGGGGCAGCCGTCCCCGAGTTGACGAGCGGCCCGTCCGCCGGGCCGGAGCCCGCCGCCGCGGACGGCGCCCGGATCGCCTTCGTCTGCTCCCCCTACGGCCAGCAGTGGGTCGGCATGGGGCGGACTCTGTTCCGCACCGAACCCGCCTTCCGCTCGGCCCTGGAGGAGTGCGACAGCGAGCTGGCCAGGCACACCGGCTGGTCGCTCGTCCACGAGCTCTTCCTCGACGAACCCGAAGCCAGGACGAACGACGTCGGCGTCATGCAACCCCTCGTCTTCGCCGTCCAGGTGGGCATCGCCCGCTGGCTGGAGGAGGCGGGCGTCCGGCCGGCCGCCGTCACGGGTCACAGCGTCGGCGAGATCGCCGCCAGCGTCATCGCAGGCATCCTCGACCTGCCGGACGCGGTCCGGCTCGTCCACCACTACAGCGATCAGCAACGCCGCGTGGCCGGCCCCCACCGCGGCATGGCCGTGGTGGAGCTCTCGGCCGTCGACCTCTCGAAGCACCTGCGAGGGCTTGAGGGGAGCGTGTCCGTCGCCGCGCGGAACGGCCCGCGGACCACCGTGCTGGCCGGTGACCGGTCCGAGTTGGAGGCCATCGTCGCCGAGCTCCAGGCCGCGGACGTGCTGTGCGCGATGGTCCGAGTCGACCTGCCGGCCCACAGCCCGGCGATCGATCCGATCCTGACGGACCTCGAACGGGCCATAGGTGAGCTCACCCCCAGGCCCGGCCGGATCCCGATGATCTCCTCGGTCACGGGGCGCGCGCTTGACTGGCGGCAGGCCACCGCGGGCTACTTCGCCCAGAACCTGCGGCAGCCCGTCCTGCTGGCCGACTCCACCGCCGAGCTGCTGACGGGCCATGACGTACTGGTCGAGGTCAGCGCTCACCCGGTGCTCGCCCCGGCACTGTGGCAGAGCGTCGAGGAGTCCGGTGCCGCCGCGACCGTCCTGACCACCATGCGCCGTGGCCAGGACGACCGGACGGGCCTCGTCGAGGTGCTCAACGCCCTCGAACGGCTCGGCCTGAAGGTGGACTCCCCGGGCCGGCGGACCCGGTCGGCGTAG
- a CDS encoding cytochrome P450 yields the protein MSTASQDQPVIFYPFTREFQEDPYPHYAELRRHAPVHEHPGGFWMVSRYEDVAELVRSGLSVEQSRVAPGPFRDAYAKAGVTDKPRLKGLALLDRDPPDHTRLRKLVTQAFTVRAVNALEPMIHGLVTEALDGVAEAGGGDLVESLAFPLPFTVISRMLGIPPIDTGHMRMLTTLLMRSVELTPDREVMRVIEAADAEIFEVVGDAVSRKRREPGDDLLTALIAAEDDGDTLTHDELVAQVTMLYVAGYETSVNLISAGAHALLRHPDQRELLHAKPELVPNAVEEVLRHEPPVHFSRRVTTEPHRVGGHEIPAGSFILANLAGANRDEEVFGPDAEELKVERENARRHLSFGGGMHHCLGATLARIEGRVAIGELVRRFPDMALDGKVEWNGLVSLRGVTRLPVTA from the coding sequence GTGAGCACCGCTTCGCAGGACCAGCCCGTGATCTTCTACCCGTTCACCCGGGAGTTCCAGGAGGACCCGTACCCGCACTACGCGGAGCTGCGCCGGCACGCGCCGGTGCACGAACACCCGGGCGGCTTCTGGATGGTCTCGCGCTACGAGGACGTGGCCGAGCTGGTGCGCTCAGGGCTGTCCGTCGAGCAGAGCCGCGTCGCCCCGGGCCCGTTCCGCGACGCCTACGCGAAGGCGGGGGTGACGGACAAGCCGCGGCTGAAGGGGTTGGCCCTGCTGGACCGGGACCCGCCGGACCACACCCGGCTCCGCAAGCTGGTCACCCAGGCGTTCACGGTGCGCGCGGTCAACGCGCTGGAACCGATGATCCACGGCCTGGTCACCGAGGCCCTCGACGGCGTCGCCGAGGCGGGCGGCGGGGACCTGGTCGAGTCGCTGGCGTTCCCGCTGCCGTTCACCGTCATCTCGCGCATGCTCGGGATCCCGCCGATCGACACCGGGCACATGCGGATGCTCACCACGCTGCTGATGCGCTCGGTCGAACTCACCCCGGACCGGGAGGTGATGAGGGTGATCGAGGCGGCCGACGCGGAGATCTTCGAGGTGGTCGGCGACGCCGTCTCCCGCAAGCGGCGCGAGCCGGGCGACGACCTGCTCACCGCCCTCATCGCCGCCGAGGACGACGGCGACACGCTCACCCACGACGAGCTGGTCGCCCAGGTCACCATGCTCTACGTCGCGGGCTACGAGACCAGCGTCAACCTGATCTCGGCCGGCGCGCACGCTCTGCTGCGCCACCCGGACCAGCGGGAACTCCTGCACGCCAAACCCGAGTTGGTGCCGAACGCGGTGGAGGAGGTGCTGCGCCACGAGCCGCCGGTGCACTTCAGCCGCCGCGTCACCACCGAGCCCCACCGGGTCGGCGGCCACGAGATCCCCGCCGGCTCGTTCATCCTCGCCAACCTGGCCGGCGCCAACCGCGACGAGGAGGTCTTCGGCCCGGACGCGGAGGAGCTGAAGGTCGAACGTGAGAACGCCCGGCGCCACCTCTCCTTCGGCGGCGGCATGCACCACTGCCTGGGCGCGACGCTGGCCCGAATCGAGGGCAGAGTCGCCATCGGCGAACTCGTCCGCCGCTTCCCCGACATGGCCCTGGACGGCAAGGTCGAGTGGAACGGCCTGGTGAGCCTGCGCGGCGTGACCCGGCTGCCGGTCACCGCGTGA